In Pantoea cypripedii, the DNA window CCAGCCAGTGGAATGGCAAAGCAGTGCCGACCTGGGGCTACAACGGCAGCCTGCTTGGGCCTGCGATCGTGCTCCAGCGGGGCAAACCGGTCACCGTGAATATTCATAACCGTCTGCCGGATGCCACCACCGTGCACTGGCACGGGCTGGAAATTCCGGGCGCGGTGGATGGGGGGCCGCAGGCGACCATCGCGCCAGGGGCATCACGTCAGGTGACCTTCACGCCAGACCAACCCGCCGCGACCTGCTGGTTTCATCCTCATCAGCATGGCAAAACGGGCTATCAGGTGGCGCAGGGGCTGGCGGGGCTGGTGCTGTTGCAGGATGAGGCCTCAGGCAAACTGCGCTTGCCTGTGCAGTGGGGGGTTGACGATGTGCCGCTGATCTTCCAGGACAAACAACTCAGTACGGATGGTACGCGGATTGATTATCAGCTCGATATTATGCGCGCGGCGGTAGGTTGGTTTGGCGACATGATGCTGACTAACGGCGTGCAGTACCCGCAACACGCGGTGCCGCGCGGCTGGTTACGCCTGCGTCTGCTGAACGGTTGTAACGCGCGTTCAATGCATATTGCCACCAGCGACCAGCGTCCGTTGTATGTGATTGGCAGCGATGGCGGCCTGCTGGCCGAGCCGGTAAAAGTGGACAGCCTGCCACTGCTCCCCGGCGAGCGTTTTGAAGTGATGGTGGACACTTCAGACGGTAAAAGCTTTGACATGGTGACGCTGCCGGTGACGCAAATGGGCATGATGCTGGCACCGTTTGATCAACCGTTGCCGCTGGTGAATATCCTGCCGCTGCGTGTGATGGCAAGTGCTTCGCTGCCGGATAAGCTGGTGGATGTCCCGCCGCTGCCCGCCACCGAGGGTCTGCAAACCCGTTGGCTGCAACTGATGATGGACCCGCAGCTCGATAGCCAGGGGATGCAGGCGCTGATGGATCGCTATGGCGCGAAAGCCATGGGTAGCATGGATGGCCATCACGCCATGAGCATGCCTCAGGGGCAGAAGCAGGGCGATATGAAGATGGATATGGGCGACATGCCAATGGATCATAGCAAGATGGCGATGGATCATAGCGGCCACGGCAAGGCTGCCGCCGGTTATGACTTCCACAACGGTAATAAGATCAATGGGATCGCCTTTGATATGACCAAACCGATGTTTGATGTGAAGCTCGGCAGCATGGAAAAATGGACAATTTCCGGCGAGGGCGACAGCATGCTGCATCCGTTCCATATCCATGGCACCCAGTTCCGCATTCTGTCGGAAAACGGCAAGCCACCAGCCCCGCATCGTCAGGGCTGGAAGGATATGGTCAGCGTTAACGGCTGGCGCAGCGAAGTGCTGGTGCGCTTCGATTATGTCGCCAGCGCTGAACAGGCCTATATGGCCCACTGCCATCTGCTGGAGCATGAAGACACCGGCATGATGCTGGGCTTCACCGTGACTTAACCGGTCAGCGCCTGACGGATATCTTCAATCAAATCATCGGCATGCTCGATGCCGATCGACAAACGGACGGTGGCGTCAGTGATACCAATACGCTGACGCACCTCCGCTGCTACTCCGGAATGAGTGGTACTGGCCGGATGGCTGGCCAGCGACTCGGTGCCGCCCAGACTTACCGCCAGTTTGAACAGCGCCAGCGCATTCAGAAAACGAAACGCTGCGGCTTGCCCGCCGCGAATATCAAAGGAAAAGGTCGAACCTGCGCCGAAACACTGGCGGCGATAGGTTTCTCCTGCGCTGCTGTTTTTATCCAGATAAGGTAGCCAGTGCAGCTTTTCCACCTCGGGCCGATCGCGCAGGAACGCCGCGACCCGCGCCGCATTGTGCGCCGCTTTCTCCATGCGCAGCGCCAGCGTTTCCAGAGAGCGGCCAATCATCCAGCTGGAGTGCGGGTCAAGCTGGGTGCCGATAGCGCTACGCAACGACCGAACCTGGTCGATCAACGCTTTCCTGCCCAGCACCGCACCGGCAATCAGATCCGAATGGCCACCGACATATTTGGTCAGCGAATAC includes these proteins:
- the cueO gene encoding multicopper oxidase CueO, which produces MQRRHFLKLTAALSAAGALPMWSRSLMAATRPLLPVPNLLEADAHGSYNLTAQAGTSQWNGKAVPTWGYNGSLLGPAIVLQRGKPVTVNIHNRLPDATTVHWHGLEIPGAVDGGPQATIAPGASRQVTFTPDQPAATCWFHPHQHGKTGYQVAQGLAGLVLLQDEASGKLRLPVQWGVDDVPLIFQDKQLSTDGTRIDYQLDIMRAAVGWFGDMMLTNGVQYPQHAVPRGWLRLRLLNGCNARSMHIATSDQRPLYVIGSDGGLLAEPVKVDSLPLLPGERFEVMVDTSDGKSFDMVTLPVTQMGMMLAPFDQPLPLVNILPLRVMASASLPDKLVDVPPLPATEGLQTRWLQLMMDPQLDSQGMQALMDRYGAKAMGSMDGHHAMSMPQGQKQGDMKMDMGDMPMDHSKMAMDHSGHGKAAAGYDFHNGNKINGIAFDMTKPMFDVKLGSMEKWTISGEGDSMLHPFHIHGTQFRILSENGKPPAPHRQGWKDMVSVNGWRSEVLVRFDYVASAEQAYMAHCHLLEHEDTGMMLGFTVT